A window of the Thiomicrospira microaerophila genome harbors these coding sequences:
- a CDS encoding heavy metal sensor histidine kinase, translating to MNLSIASRLIGFFTLISLLVLVLLGGLLAHTVQHHFDEMDLAELQTKQQQIRLYTENNQLDQVELIAQLNHLLPREAGWHYLLFNQHTLRYSSIDSPHLFTPDDFNANQLQRIMLENQAYVSWFAPVADNQAWWVISLKNIDHHEHFMQMFIQLLLVGSLIALMVMVGLGWWMVRQGLRPLKHFSQLATKVSGQHLTERLDINTLPTELQPLGQAFNAMLDRLENAFQRLSQFSADLAHEFRTPINNLVMQNQVALSQPRDKADYQDILVSNIEEFERLARMVNDMLLLAKTDQGLDIETQPVELEPLCRQLIDYFELPAAERQIRFSLEGEAQVQANKELLRRALANILANAVRHAQSQSTIQIQLKQMQDQVQITICNQGETIPDAHLNKLFERFYRVESARPHQGGSGLGLAITRAIIHAHQGHIEASSQSKQTCFNIRLRSGS from the coding sequence ATGAATCTGTCGATTGCCAGTCGGTTAATTGGATTTTTTACCCTGATCAGTCTGTTGGTGTTGGTGTTGTTGGGTGGCTTGTTGGCGCACACGGTGCAGCATCATTTTGATGAAATGGATTTGGCCGAGCTGCAAACCAAACAACAGCAAATCCGGCTGTATACCGAAAATAATCAGCTCGACCAAGTTGAACTGATCGCGCAACTTAACCATCTATTGCCGCGCGAAGCCGGTTGGCATTATCTGCTGTTTAATCAACACACCCTGCGCTATAGCAGCATTGATTCCCCCCATCTGTTCACCCCTGACGATTTTAACGCCAACCAGTTGCAACGCATTATGCTGGAAAACCAAGCCTATGTTAGTTGGTTTGCTCCAGTGGCAGACAACCAGGCCTGGTGGGTGATTAGCCTCAAAAACATCGACCACCATGAGCATTTTATGCAGATGTTTATCCAACTGTTATTGGTCGGTTCTTTGATTGCCTTGATGGTCATGGTGGGCTTGGGCTGGTGGATGGTTCGCCAAGGCCTGCGTCCGCTTAAACACTTTAGCCAACTGGCCACCAAGGTGTCAGGACAACACCTGACCGAACGCCTGGATATCAACACCCTGCCGACAGAGCTGCAACCACTGGGGCAAGCCTTTAATGCCATGCTGGATCGGCTAGAAAATGCGTTTCAACGGCTGTCACAATTTTCGGCTGACCTGGCGCACGAGTTCCGCACCCCGATTAACAACCTGGTGATGCAAAATCAAGTTGCGCTCAGTCAACCACGTGATAAAGCGGATTATCAAGATATTCTGGTCTCGAATATTGAAGAGTTTGAACGCTTGGCACGGATGGTCAATGATATGTTGTTATTGGCCAAAACCGATCAAGGGCTGGATATTGAAACGCAGCCTGTTGAGTTGGAACCGCTGTGTCGCCAATTAATCGACTATTTTGAATTGCCCGCCGCCGAGCGTCAGATTAGGTTTTCACTAGAAGGCGAAGCACAGGTTCAGGCGAATAAAGAATTGCTCAGACGGGCTTTAGCGAATATCCTGGCAAATGCGGTGCGTCATGCTCAAAGCCAATCGACCATTCAGATCCAGCTAAAACAAATGCAAGATCAGGTGCAGATCACCATTTGCAACCAGGGCGAAACCATCCCTGATGCGCACTTAAATAAGTTATTTGAACGTTTTTATCGCGTCGAATCTGCCCGCCCACATCAAGGCGGATCAGGCCTAGGCCTTGCTATTACCCGCGCCATTATCCATGCCCATCAAGGCCACATAGAGGCTTCATCACAATCCAAGCAAACCTGTTTTAACATCCGCTTAAGATCTGGCTCCTAA
- a CDS encoding TolC family protein, with the protein MKHKPIALSLGLGLLASLSITAQANPFVLEDYYDPFKTKKALSAEHVPGYFNDIECGVPLSLPSLTLAAAVNAALCRDPRIQQAWSKAQAVRAQGGVVQSEYLPNVNARVGLDRTEQSIDGVPSEFTDQNSQSFRLSLDWLVFDFGRKQRQQALNNAQLQQAKVELEDVSQAVIFETTIQFFELLQAQAVMAARVEAERLAQSSVDIVEQRLAGGAVNAADLIQVQSNLARAKLELRQQASDVQRKQASLNQSIGGFLGQTLTLVEPMSKRGSAGQRYPDLVRSAQMSHPKLLSALARLDHAREQLGLAQTAYYPSLVATAEYMHEFDDDKHFRGRRADNSTQYGIQLQMPIFTGFRNHYQTQRATSELALVQAEVAQVRDEVSVKLWQAFQAWQDSEDLVALSDQLFQRAEQSELINRQRYIEGVGTIFDWINAQENLEQARMARAQSYNQLNTSRIDLARASGMLSIWTLE; encoded by the coding sequence ATGAAACATAAACCTATCGCGTTGAGTTTAGGTCTTGGGCTGTTAGCGAGTTTGAGTATAACAGCTCAAGCAAATCCATTTGTTTTAGAGGATTATTACGATCCTTTTAAAACAAAAAAGGCATTATCGGCTGAGCATGTGCCAGGCTATTTTAATGACATAGAATGTGGCGTGCCCTTATCTTTGCCTAGCTTAACGCTGGCGGCAGCCGTTAATGCGGCGCTGTGTCGTGATCCAAGAATTCAGCAGGCCTGGTCAAAAGCTCAAGCGGTACGTGCGCAAGGCGGTGTGGTGCAATCGGAATATTTGCCGAATGTGAACGCTCGCGTTGGCTTGGATCGCACAGAACAATCGATTGATGGGGTTCCGAGTGAGTTTACCGATCAAAATTCGCAGAGTTTTCGCTTGTCACTGGACTGGTTAGTTTTTGATTTTGGGCGCAAACAGCGCCAGCAGGCATTAAATAATGCCCAGCTTCAGCAAGCAAAGGTCGAACTTGAAGATGTTAGCCAAGCGGTAATTTTTGAAACCACAATTCAGTTCTTTGAACTGTTACAAGCTCAAGCGGTGATGGCGGCCAGAGTTGAGGCAGAACGCTTGGCTCAGTCCAGTGTTGACATTGTTGAGCAGCGTCTTGCAGGTGGTGCGGTAAATGCTGCAGATCTTATTCAAGTTCAGTCTAATCTTGCAAGAGCTAAGCTTGAGCTCAGACAACAAGCCAGTGATGTTCAACGTAAACAAGCGAGTTTAAATCAGTCTATAGGTGGCTTTCTAGGACAAACCTTGACACTGGTTGAACCCATGTCAAAGCGTGGATCAGCAGGGCAGCGTTATCCAGATCTAGTGCGATCAGCTCAAATGAGTCACCCTAAACTGCTATCCGCATTGGCGCGCTTAGATCATGCACGAGAGCAATTGGGATTAGCACAAACGGCCTATTACCCCAGCCTCGTCGCCACGGCTGAATATATGCATGAGTTTGATGATGACAAGCACTTTAGAGGACGGCGTGCAGACAATAGCACGCAGTATGGCATTCAGCTGCAAATGCCGATTTTTACAGGTTTCCGTAATCACTATCAAACCCAGCGAGCGACCTCAGAATTAGCCTTGGTTCAGGCAGAAGTGGCTCAAGTTCGTGATGAAGTCAGTGTAAAGTTATGGCAAGCTTTTCAAGCTTGGCAAGATTCAGAAGACCTGGTAGCGTTAAGTGATCAACTTTTCCAACGTGCGGAGCAATCGGAGTTGATTAATCGACAACGTTATATTGAAGGGGTCGGGACGATTTTTGATTGGATAAACGCCCAGGAAAATCTTGAGCAGGCACGTATGGCACGAGCTCAAAGCTACAATCAACTGAATACTAGCCGTATTGATTTAGCCAGAGCCAGTGGTATGCTCAGTATTTGGACACTTGAATAG
- a CDS encoding peptidase domain-containing ABC transporter produces the protein MSSAQFTDKIQWGFGRKLPVILQNEAAECGLACLAMVAGYHGLKIDLSTLRRIYSVSMMGATMAQLVQIAESMSLNTRAVKLELEDLKDLRQPCVLHWGFNHFVVLKEVTKNYIIIHDPMAGVRKIPMKEVSRQFTGVALEAWPNEGFKKATVKQRITLGQLMGKVRGLIPSLVQILVLALVLEIFVIVAPFYLQWVIDDVVVSSDRDLLITLAIAFGMLVVFQQVISLLRSWVMLYVSTNLNIQWRSNLFNHLLNLPLNYFETRHMGDVVSRFGSINVIQKSVTTDFIEAVLDGIMSILVLVVMFLYSVKLGLIALAVMIGYGLVRWAWWRPLRLATEEEIIHAAKQQSHFLETVRGIKPLKLFQKTHTRRETWMTLVADEINAGVRTQKMHIYYRHINGLMFGLERVVIIAFGAMLVMDSHFTIGALMAFLAYKDQFSQRASTLIDRLFELRMLRLHGERLADIALTEPEQDNAKPDDDGMVNLSKKPSVALKQGQPIVELKQVDFRYSALSPMVLEGVNLSVYPGESIAIVGPSGSGKTTLMHVLLGLRKITSGEVLLHGESVEKMGSKRALSMVATVNQDDILFAGSIADNISFFDPNADTDKISHCAKLADIYDDIEVMPMGFNTLIGDMGTVLSGGQKQRVLIARALYQDPKILILDEATSSLDVESEERVNKAIRQLELTRIIIAHRPQTIMSAQRAVVLRSGQIVAELPTDNFEAIREAMRSQPEAKDET, from the coding sequence ATGAGTAGTGCACAGTTCACAGATAAGATTCAATGGGGTTTCGGCCGGAAACTGCCTGTTATTTTACAAAATGAGGCCGCAGAATGTGGTTTAGCCTGTTTGGCAATGGTGGCGGGTTATCATGGTTTAAAAATCGATTTGAGTACCTTGCGAAGAATCTACTCGGTATCGATGATGGGTGCGACCATGGCACAGCTGGTGCAAATAGCGGAGTCAATGTCGCTCAATACCCGAGCGGTTAAGCTAGAGCTTGAGGACTTAAAAGATTTACGCCAACCTTGCGTTCTGCACTGGGGATTTAATCATTTTGTAGTTTTAAAAGAAGTGACAAAAAACTACATTATTATTCATGATCCTATGGCAGGGGTTAGGAAAATACCCATGAAAGAAGTGTCACGCCAGTTTACCGGTGTTGCACTTGAAGCTTGGCCAAATGAAGGCTTTAAAAAAGCCACGGTGAAGCAGCGGATCACCCTGGGTCAGTTGATGGGTAAGGTTAGAGGACTGATCCCCTCTTTGGTTCAAATTCTTGTTTTAGCCTTGGTACTTGAAATTTTTGTGATTGTGGCTCCTTTCTACCTGCAATGGGTGATTGATGATGTGGTGGTGTCGAGCGATCGAGATTTACTCATCACGCTGGCGATTGCATTTGGGATGCTGGTTGTTTTTCAACAGGTTATTAGTTTGTTGCGTTCCTGGGTCATGCTTTATGTTTCAACCAATCTGAATATTCAGTGGCGAAGTAATCTATTTAATCACCTGCTTAATCTGCCTTTAAATTATTTTGAAACCCGTCATATGGGTGACGTGGTATCCCGATTTGGATCGATTAATGTCATTCAAAAAAGTGTAACCACTGATTTTATTGAAGCCGTGCTTGATGGCATTATGTCAATCCTAGTACTGGTCGTGATGTTTTTGTACAGCGTAAAACTGGGTTTAATTGCGTTGGCGGTGATGATCGGTTACGGCTTAGTGCGTTGGGCATGGTGGCGTCCGCTACGCTTGGCAACAGAAGAAGAGATTATTCATGCAGCCAAGCAGCAAAGTCATTTTTTAGAAACCGTACGCGGCATTAAACCCCTTAAGTTGTTTCAAAAAACCCATACGCGTCGCGAAACCTGGATGACCTTGGTCGCGGATGAAATTAATGCCGGGGTCAGAACCCAAAAAATGCATATCTATTATCGTCATATTAATGGTTTGATGTTTGGTTTAGAGCGGGTGGTGATTATCGCATTTGGTGCGATGCTGGTAATGGATTCGCATTTTACGATAGGTGCGTTGATGGCTTTTCTAGCTTATAAAGATCAGTTTAGCCAACGTGCAAGTACTTTGATTGATCGTTTGTTTGAGCTAAGAATGTTGCGTTTGCATGGTGAGCGTTTGGCTGATATTGCGTTAACTGAACCCGAACAGGACAACGCCAAGCCGGATGACGATGGTATGGTCAATTTATCGAAAAAACCATCCGTTGCACTTAAACAGGGTCAGCCGATTGTGGAGCTAAAGCAGGTTGATTTCCGTTATAGTGCACTTTCACCAATGGTGCTGGAGGGGGTGAATTTATCGGTTTATCCTGGTGAATCTATCGCGATAGTGGGGCCATCCGGCAGCGGTAAAACAACCCTGATGCATGTGTTGTTGGGGCTGAGAAAAATAACCTCAGGTGAAGTACTGTTGCATGGTGAGTCGGTTGAGAAAATGGGGAGCAAACGTGCTTTATCGATGGTCGCAACCGTTAACCAAGATGACATTCTGTTTGCAGGTTCGATTGCGGATAATATCTCGTTTTTTGATCCGAATGCTGACACGGATAAAATCTCACATTGTGCGAAACTAGCGGACATCTATGATGATATTGAAGTCATGCCCATGGGCTTTAATACGTTGATTGGTGATATGGGAACGGTGCTTTCTGGAGGCCAAAAACAAAGGGTATTGATTGCGCGCGCACTTTATCAGGACCCGAAAATTTTGATCCTTGACGAAGCAACCAGTAGTCTAGACGTCGAATCGGAAGAGCGAGTGAATAAAGCGATTCGACAACTTGAATTAACCCGCATTATTATTGCGCATCGACCACAAACGATTATGAGTGCACAACGAGCAGTGGTATTACGTTCAGGTCAAATTGTGGCTGAACTACCGACGGATAACTTTGAAGCAATTCGCGAAGCGATGCGTTCACAACCGGAAGCGAAAGATGAAACATAA